The Dioscorea cayenensis subsp. rotundata cultivar TDr96_F1 chromosome 19, TDr96_F1_v2_PseudoChromosome.rev07_lg8_w22 25.fasta, whole genome shotgun sequence genome includes a window with the following:
- the LOC120283846 gene encoding cytochrome P450 97B2, chloroplastic, whose translation MLLAALSQFPAPINGGSLGLQSGIFDSFNGSSSPMASPFRLPKKRSQLRCQSTGIEEAKTKRNLLDNASNLLTNLLSGGNLGSMPTAEGAVSDLFGRPLFFSLYDWFLEHGSVYKLAFGPKAFVVVSDPIVARHVLRENAFSYDKGVLAEILEPIMGKGLIPADIETWKLRRKVIVPAFHSSFLEAMVNVFTDCSERTMLKFEKHIESDKPGEKTVELDLEAEFSSLALDIIGLGVFNYDFGSVTKESPVIKAVYGTLFEAEHRSTFYIPYWNLPFARWIVPRQRKFHNDLKIINDCLDDLIKNAKKTRQETDVEKLQQRDYTALKDASLLRFLVDMRGADVNDRQLRDDLMTMLIAGHETTAAVLTWAVFLLAQNPSKMRKAQAEIDSVLGEGKTTLECIKKLEYIRLIIAEALRLYPQPPLLIRRALQRDVLPGGYKGQDDGFEIPAGTDIFLSVYNLHRSPYFWDRPNDFEPERFLVPKKSEGIEGWAGFDPGRSPGAMYPNEVISDFAFLPFGGGPRKCVGDQFALLESTVALAMLLQRFDVELRGSPNEVELVTGATIHTKNGLWCRLKNRTSKAHKQY comes from the exons ATGCTCCTTGCGGCTCTCTCGCAGTTCCCAGCTCCCATTAATGGGGGATCTCTCGGTTTACAGTCTGGAATTTTTGATTCTTTTAACGGGTCATCCTCACCTATGGCTTCCCCTTTCAGGCTTCCTAAGAAACGCTCTCAACTCAG GTGCCAGTCAACTGGTATTGAAGAGGCAAAGACGAAAAGAAATCTCCTCGATAATGCCAGCAACCTTCTTACTAATTTGTTAAGTGGGGGTAATCTTGGTTCCATGCCGACAGCTGAAGGTGCCGTCTCTGACCTTTTTGGCAGGCCACTTTTCTTTTCACTCTATGATTGGTTCTTGGAG CATGGTTCCGTTTATAAACTTGCATTTGGGCCAAAGGCTTTTGTTGTGGTATCTGATCCTATTGTTGCAAGGCATGTTCTTCGAGAAAATGCATTTTCATATGACAAG GGAGTTCTTGCTGAAATTCTAGAGCCAATAATGGGAAAAGGACTTATTCCAGCAGACATTGAAACCTGGAAACTTCGGAGGAAAG TTATTGTACCTGCATTTCATTCTTCATTCCTAGAAGCCATGGTCAATGTTTTCACTGATTGTTCGGAGAGGACGATGTTGAAATTTGAGAAGCACATTGAAAGTGATAAGCCTGGAGAAAAAACTGTTGAGTTGGATCTTGAAGCAGAATTTTCAAGTTTGGCTCTCGACATTATTGGTTTGGGTGTGTTTAACTATGACTTTGGGTCTGTCACTAAAGAATCTCCTGTGATTAAG GCAGTGTATGGAACACTTTTTGAAGCTGAACACCGATCAACATTTTACATTCCTTACTGGAATCTCCCTTTTGCAAGATGGATTGTTCCAAGGCAGCGTAAGTTTCATAATGATTTGAAGATTATAAATGATTGTCTTGATGACCTTATCAAGAATGCAAAGAAGACAAGGCAG GAAACTGATGTTGAGAAACTTCAACAAAGAGATTACACAGCTCTCAAG GATGCAAGTTTGCTGCGGTTTTTGGTTGATATGAGGGGTGCTGATGTTAATGATCGTCAA CTTAGGGATGACCTCATGACAATGCTAATTGCGGGGCATGAAACAACTGCTGCTGTACTCACTTGGGCTGTTTTTCTTCTTGCCCAG AACCCTTCGAAAATGAGGAAGGCTCAAGCTGAGATTGATTCTGTACTTGGTGAAGGGAAAACAACTTTAGAATGCATCAAGAAACTTGA GTACATCCGCTTGATCATTGCTGAGGCACTCCGGCTGTATCCTCAACCTCCATTACTTATTAGGCGTGCCCTTCAGAGAGACGTACTTCCTG GAGGATACAAGGGTCAGGATGATGGATTTGAAATACCTGCTGGAACAGATATCTTCCTTTCA GTTTATAACCTTCATAGATCACCATATTTTTGGGACAGACCAAATGATTTTGAGCCTGAGAGGTTCTTAGTTCCAAAGAAGAGTGAAGGCATTGAAGGGTGGGCAGGCTTTGATCCAGGCCGAAGTCCTGGCGCAATGTATCCGAATGAG GTGATTTCGGATTTTGCCTTTCTACCATTCGGAGGAGGACCACGCAAGTGTGTTGGAGACCAATTTGCACTCCTGGAATCAACTGTAGCATTGGCCATGCTGCTCCAAAGGTTTGATGTGGAGCTAAGAGGATCACCCAACGAGGTTGAACTAGTGACAGGAGCAACAATTCACACCAAAAATGGCCTATGGTGCAGATTAAAGAACAGAACTTCAAAG GCACACAAACAGTACTGA
- the LOC120250680 gene encoding urease accessory protein D isoform X2 has translation MEETMAETGYIAVERVEGRSTVTRCFCKYPLKLIVPKKVAPSATDAVWIYSISYGGGIVSGDRVSCGLSVADDCTVALTTQASTKVYKSVDSKCSEQALEARVGRNAFLAVIPDPVTCFSTASGRHESGERWNFELYKSTNHIFGEGHQPLFIDSILLEERSGTSISKNMQGYQVIAMIIIMGPKLKHVQNQVLDEVKRMMSGHFRTPGPATGRSGLKHEPKKPELVASCSTFGPKVQVGVVVRVAAMTTESVYMFLRHHLASLEPLLGASPYR, from the exons ATGGAGGAGACGATGGCGGAGACTGGGTACATAGCGGTGGAGCGCGTGGAGGGGAGGTCGACGGTGACCCGATGCTTCTGCAAATACCCTCTCAAGCTTATCGTCCCCAAGAAG GTTGCCCCTTCCGCTACTGATGCTGTATGGATATATAGTATCTCCTATGGAGGCGGCATTGTCTCG GGAGATAGGGTTTCATGCGGGCTGAGTGTTGCAGACGATTGTACTGTGGCATTGACGACTCAGGCGTCTACCAAG GTGTACAAGTCCGTGGATTCAAAGTGCTCAGAGCAAGCCCTGGAG GCTAGGGTTGGGAGGAATGCATTTTTGGCAGTCATTCCAGACCCTGTGACATGTTTCTCCACTGCCAG CGGTCGTCATGAGAGCGGAGAAAGATGGAATTTTGAGCTCTATAAGAGTACCAATCACATCTTTGGAGAAGGACACCAGCCTTTATTTATTGATTCG ATTCTGCTGGAAGAAAGGTCTGGTACCAGCATCTCGAAAAACATGCAGGGTTACCAAGTCATTGCAATGATCATCATCATGGG GCCAAAGCTGAAGCATGTTCAGAATCAAGTTCTAGATGAAGTGAAAAGAATGATGTCTGGACATTTTCGCACTCCTGGCCCGGCTACAGGTAGATCAGGATTGAAGCATGAGCCCAAAAAACCTGAATTAGTTGCATCTTGCAGTACATTTGGTCCTAAG GTGCAGGTTGGTGTTGTAGTTAGGGTAGCAGCGATGACAACTGAATCAGTCTACATGTTCTTACGGCATCACCTAGCTAGTTTGGAACCCCTGCTTGGTGCGTCGCCTTACCGCTGA
- the LOC120283596 gene encoding small RNA-binding protein 11, chloroplastic: protein MFGVLSWSPATHATLPTSFSSIYGRYRMASSLPLHPPASKIFVRNLSYCTSEATLVKTFSKFGQIVEVKLARHEDTKRSKGYAFIQYCYQDDAVLAIEQMDQQILDGRVIYAEIAKPLHGGFSAYPKPSGPPPKQASEANGTNV from the exons ATGTTTGGGGTGCTTTCATGGTCACCAGCAACTCATGCAACTCTACccacctctttctcttccaTCTATGGACGGTATCGGATGGCCTCATCCCTTCCTCTTCACCCTCCTGcgagcaagatcttcgtcagaa ATCTGTCTTACTGCACCAGTGAAGCCACCCTCGTCAAAACGTTCTCTAAATTTGGTCAAATAGTTGAAG TTAAACTCGCTAGACATGAAGATACAAAAAGGTCAAAAGGTTATGCATTCATACAATATTGTTATCAAGATGATGCAGTGCTAGCTATAGAACAGATGGATCAACAG ATACTTGATGGTCGGGTTATTTATGCTGAAATAGCGAAGCCTCTGCACGGTGGATTCAGTGCGTACCCTAAACCGTCTGGTCCTCCTCCAAAACAAGCCTCAGAAGCGAATGGAACTAATGTTTGA
- the LOC120250680 gene encoding urease accessory protein D isoform X1 has protein sequence MEETMAETGYIAVERVEGRSTVTRCFCKYPLKLIVPKKVAPSATDAVWIYSISYGGGIVSGDRVSCGLSVADDCTVALTTQASTKVYKSVDSKCSEQALEARVGRNAFLAVIPDPVTCFSTARYSQKQVFYVFPDSNLVVVDWITSGRHESGERWNFELYKSTNHIFGEGHQPLFIDSILLEERSGTSISKNMQGYQVIAMIIIMGPKLKHVQNQVLDEVKRMMSGHFRTPGPATGRSGLKHEPKKPELVASCSTFGPKVQVGVVVRVAAMTTESVYMFLRHHLASLEPLLGASPYR, from the exons ATGGAGGAGACGATGGCGGAGACTGGGTACATAGCGGTGGAGCGCGTGGAGGGGAGGTCGACGGTGACCCGATGCTTCTGCAAATACCCTCTCAAGCTTATCGTCCCCAAGAAG GTTGCCCCTTCCGCTACTGATGCTGTATGGATATATAGTATCTCCTATGGAGGCGGCATTGTCTCG GGAGATAGGGTTTCATGCGGGCTGAGTGTTGCAGACGATTGTACTGTGGCATTGACGACTCAGGCGTCTACCAAG GTGTACAAGTCCGTGGATTCAAAGTGCTCAGAGCAAGCCCTGGAG GCTAGGGTTGGGAGGAATGCATTTTTGGCAGTCATTCCAGACCCTGTGACATGTTTCTCCACTGCCAGGTACTCTCAAAAGCAAGTGTTCTATGTGTTCCCTGATTCGAATTTGGTTGTTGTTGACTGGATTACCAGCGGTCGTCATGAGAGCGGAGAAAGATGGAATTTTGAGCTCTATAAGAGTACCAATCACATCTTTGGAGAAGGACACCAGCCTTTATTTATTGATTCG ATTCTGCTGGAAGAAAGGTCTGGTACCAGCATCTCGAAAAACATGCAGGGTTACCAAGTCATTGCAATGATCATCATCATGGG GCCAAAGCTGAAGCATGTTCAGAATCAAGTTCTAGATGAAGTGAAAAGAATGATGTCTGGACATTTTCGCACTCCTGGCCCGGCTACAGGTAGATCAGGATTGAAGCATGAGCCCAAAAAACCTGAATTAGTTGCATCTTGCAGTACATTTGGTCCTAAG GTGCAGGTTGGTGTTGTAGTTAGGGTAGCAGCGATGACAACTGAATCAGTCTACATGTTCTTACGGCATCACCTAGCTAGTTTGGAACCCCTGCTTGGTGCGTCGCCTTACCGCTGA
- the LOC120283438 gene encoding probable pectinesterase 8, whose product MNSRETYLLLMSAILAALISINLDFTAYTSPNSILSMLTCRNPISRRHHRHHDFIPKVNICDDFPPDIPPPETNTTVTLCVDHNGCCNFTKVQSAVDAVTDFNQKRTVIWINKGIYYEKVMIPRTKTNITFQGQGLDSTAIVWNDTANSAHGTFFSASVTIYGPNFIAKNISFMNVAPMPKPGDVGAQAVAIRVGGDQAAFWGCGFFGAQDTLHDDRGRHYFKECFIQGSIDFIFGDGLSLYENCQLISIASPVAPGLKTINGAVTAHGRVTADENTGFAFVNCMIGGTGRIWLGRAWRPYSRVIYAYTTMTDIIAPEGWNDFNDPTRDQTIFYGEYKCSGSGANVTLRAPYVKKLNDTEAAPFLTTSFIEGLQWLQPFSS is encoded by the exons ATGAACTCCAGAGAAACTTATCTTCTCCTAATGTCAGCCATTCTTGCAGCTctgatttccatcaacttagaTTTCACTGCCTACACATCACCAAATTCCATATTATCAATGTTAACATGCAGAAATCCTATCTCAAGACGTCATCATCGACATCATGATTTCATTCCAAAAGTTAATATCTGCGATGATTTTCCACCGGACATTCCCCCACCGGAGACTAACACGACGGTCACACTCTGCGTCGATCACAATGGTTGCTGCAACTTCACTAAGGTTCAGTCTGCTGTGGATGCAGTCACTGATTTCAATCAGAAAAGAACAGTTATTTGGATCAACAAAGGCATTTACTA TGAAAAGGTTATGATTCCGAGGACTAAAACCAACATCACATTTCAAGGACAAGGACTGGATTCAACTGCAATTGTATGGAATGACACAGCAAATTCAGCTCATGGTACATTCTTCAGTGCATCTGTCACAATCTATGGGCCTAATTTCATTGCTAAGAACATCAGTTTCATG AATGTAGCTCCGATGCCGAAGCCGGGGGACGTTGGAGCTCAAGCAGTGGCGATAAGAGTCGGCGGTGATCAAGCCGCCTTTTGGGGTTGTGGGTTCTTTGGAGCACAAGACACTCTTCATGATGACCGTGGCCGGCATTACTTCAAAGAATGCTTTATCCAAGGATCCATAGATTTCATTTTCGGCGACGGATTGTCTTTATACGAA AATTGCCAATTGATATCGATAGCTAGTCCAGTGGCACCGGGGTTGAAAACCATTAATGGAGCAGTGACGGCACATGGAAGAGTGACTGCTGACGAAAACACCGGGTTCGCTTTCGTGAATTGTATGATAGGAGGAactggaaggatatggttgggTAGAGCTTGGAGACCGTATTCTCGTGTTATCTATGCATACACTACCATGACTGATATTATCGCTCCTGAAGGATGGAATGATTTTAATGATCCGACAAGAGATCA gACTATTTTTTATGGAGAATATAAGTGTAGTGGAAGTGGAGCAAATGTGACACTGAGAGCCCCTTATGTGAAGAAGCTCAATGATACAGAGGCTGCTCCATTTTTGACCACATCTTTCATTGAGGGACTCCAATGGCTTCAGCCATTCTCctcttaa
- the LOC120249802 gene encoding choline-phosphate cytidylyltransferase 2 isoform X1, producing the protein MADLKPEKTENGEEKKPEETGRPVRVYADGIYDLFHFGHARALEQAKKLFPNTYLLVGCCNDEVTHRYKGKTVMTESERYESLRHCKWVDEVITDAPWVVTKEFLDKHKIDYVAHDALPYADASGAGNDVYEFVKAIGKFKETKRTDGISTSDIIMRIVKDYNEYVMRNLARGYTREDLGVSYVKEKRLRVNMGLKKLRDKVKEQQEKVGEKLHTVAKNAGVLHDEWVENADRWVAGFLEKFEEGCHQMGTAIKERIRESIQDSLKMQQARSFSLLQYEED; encoded by the exons ATGGCGGATCTCAAGCCGGAGAAGACGGAGAACGGGGAGGAAAAGAAGCCGGAGGAGACTGGCAGACCGGTCCGGGTCTATGCCGATGGCATCTACGATCTCTTCCACTTTGGTCATGCCCGAGCTCTTGAGCAGGCTAAGAAACt GTTCCCAAACACCTACCTCCTTGTAGGTTGCTGCAATGATGAAGTGACGCACAGATATAAAGGGAAGACTGTTATGACAGAATCAGAGCGATATGAATCACTTCGTCACTGCAA GTGGGTTGATGAAGTCATTACTGATGCTCCCTGGGTCGTCACAAAAGAATTTCTTGATAAACACAAGATTGACTATGTAGCTCACGATGCCCTTCC ATATGCTGATGCAAGTGGAGCAGGCAATGATGTCTATGAATTT GTTAAAGCCATTGGCAAGTTTAAGGAAACAAAGCGTACGGACGGAATTTCGACTTCAGACATCATAATGAGGATAGTCAAAGACTATAATGAGTATGTTATGCGTAACCTGGCTCGAGGATACACCAGGGAGGATCTTGGTGTCAGCTACGTCAAG GAAAAGAGGTTGAGAGTGAACATGGGACTGAAGAAGTTGCGGGATAAAGTGAAGGAACAACAAGAAAAGGTTGGTGAGAAG CTCCACACCGTTGCAAAAAATGCAGGTGTTCTCCACGACGAGTGGGTGGAAAATGCTGATCGTTGGGTTGCTGGTTTTCTTGAAAAGTTCGAGGAAGGCTGTCACCAGATG GGTACTGCAATCAAAGAACGGATTAGAGAGAGTATCCAGGATAGTCTGAAGATGCAACAAGCCAGAAGCTTCAGCCTGTTGCAGTATGAAGAAGACTAG
- the LOC120249802 gene encoding choline-phosphate cytidylyltransferase 2 isoform X2 has protein sequence MADLKPEKTENGEEKKPEETGRPVRVYADGIYDLFHFGHARALEQAKKLFPNTYLLVGCCNDEVTHRYKGKTVMTESERYESLRHCKWVDEVITDAPWVVTKEFLDKHKIDYVAHDALPYADASGAGNDVYEFVKAIGKFKETKRTDGISTSDIIMRIVKDYNEYVMRNLARGYTREDLGVSYVKEKRLRVNMGLKKLRDKVKEQQEKLHTVAKNAGVLHDEWVENADRWVAGFLEKFEEGCHQMGTAIKERIRESIQDSLKMQQARSFSLLQYEED, from the exons ATGGCGGATCTCAAGCCGGAGAAGACGGAGAACGGGGAGGAAAAGAAGCCGGAGGAGACTGGCAGACCGGTCCGGGTCTATGCCGATGGCATCTACGATCTCTTCCACTTTGGTCATGCCCGAGCTCTTGAGCAGGCTAAGAAACt GTTCCCAAACACCTACCTCCTTGTAGGTTGCTGCAATGATGAAGTGACGCACAGATATAAAGGGAAGACTGTTATGACAGAATCAGAGCGATATGAATCACTTCGTCACTGCAA GTGGGTTGATGAAGTCATTACTGATGCTCCCTGGGTCGTCACAAAAGAATTTCTTGATAAACACAAGATTGACTATGTAGCTCACGATGCCCTTCC ATATGCTGATGCAAGTGGAGCAGGCAATGATGTCTATGAATTT GTTAAAGCCATTGGCAAGTTTAAGGAAACAAAGCGTACGGACGGAATTTCGACTTCAGACATCATAATGAGGATAGTCAAAGACTATAATGAGTATGTTATGCGTAACCTGGCTCGAGGATACACCAGGGAGGATCTTGGTGTCAGCTACGTCAAG GAAAAGAGGTTGAGAGTGAACATGGGACTGAAGAAGTTGCGGGATAAAGTGAAGGAACAACAAGAAAAG CTCCACACCGTTGCAAAAAATGCAGGTGTTCTCCACGACGAGTGGGTGGAAAATGCTGATCGTTGGGTTGCTGGTTTTCTTGAAAAGTTCGAGGAAGGCTGTCACCAGATG GGTACTGCAATCAAAGAACGGATTAGAGAGAGTATCCAGGATAGTCTGAAGATGCAACAAGCCAGAAGCTTCAGCCTGTTGCAGTATGAAGAAGACTAG
- the LOC120283439 gene encoding VQ motif-containing protein 22-like, producing the protein MAMSDTSSTPPDWAQLYHRNMSVITDQTSPNMFGSGSTGLADSTIVTSTASFSSQTISQKTTGGPISNIEGRVGKSPRRRSRASRKAPTTLLNTDTTNFRAMVQQFTGIPSAPYSSSAIQTNGPPFINFGLGINDTINFTNHAHQPHYFNNNNNNNNNNNHHHIRPQQQQQQHQQGTMFMLDNMTSSNNNEGGFFLDVLPGQTTAPPRPASSNGFLF; encoded by the coding sequence ATGGCCATGAGCGACACCAGCTCCACCCCTCCAGACTGGGCACAACTCTATCACCGGAACATGTCCGTCATAACTGATCAAACATCACCGAACATGTTCGGCAGTGGCAGTACCGGTCTGGCTGACTCAACCATAGTTACCAGTACTGCATCATTCTCTAGCCAAACAATTTCACAAAAAACCACCGGAGGACCTATTTCCAACATCGAAGGCCGTGTCGGTAAATCCCCTCGACGACGTTCTCGAGCTTCCAGAAAAGCCCCAACCACTCTCCTCAACACTGACACTACCAATTTCCGTGCCATGGTGCAACAATTCACCGGCATACCTTCTGCTCCTTATTCTTCATCTGCAATCCAAACTAATGGACCACCTTTTATCAACTTTGGTCTTGGTATTAATGATACCATTAATTTCACCAATCATGCTCATCAACCCCACtacttcaacaacaacaacaacaacaacaacaacaacaaccaccacCACATAAGgcctcaacaacaacaacaacaacatcagcaAGGTACAATGTTCATGCTTGATAATATGACCAGTAGCAACAATAATGAAGGAGGGTTTTTCTTGGATGTTCTTCCAGGCCAAACAACTGCACCACCAAGACCTGCCTCTTCaaatggttttcttttttga
- the LOC120249695 gene encoding UDP-N-acetylglucosamine diphosphorylase 1-like codes for MREMVVGSEGGGREAAVAPPPALLERLKDYGQEGVFALWDELSAEERDLLVKDIESLDLARIDRIIRCSLGSQGLPVPAIEPVPEANVSTVEDRSSEDRERWWKRGLKAILEGKLAVVLLSGGQGTRLGSSDPKGCFNIGLPSGKSLFQLQAERILCMQRLASQSTEGSSGIVPIHWYILTSPFTDEATRKFFESHKYFGLEADQITFFQQGTIPCVSRDGRFIMESPYKVAKAPDGNGGLYSALKSSKLLEDMAMRGVKYVDCYGVDNALVRVADPTFLGYFIDKGVAAAAKVVRKAYPQEKVGVFVQHGRGGPLTVIEYSEMDPTMACEINQITGRLRYCWSNVCLHMFTLDFLNQVANGLEKDSIYHLAEKKIPSIHGFTMGWKLEQFVFDAFPYSSSTALYEVIREEEFAPVKNANGSSYDTPDSARLMVLRLHSRWVVAAGGFLTHSVPLYLTGVEISPLCSYSGENLEAICRGRTFHAPSEITF; via the exons atGAGGGAGATGGTGGTTGGATCGGAGGGAGGGGGAAGGGAGGCAGCGGTGGCGCCACCGCCGGCGTTGCTGGAGAGGCTGAAGGATTATGGCCAGGAGGGCGTCTTTGCCCTCTGGGATGAGCTATCCGCGGAGGAACGTGATCTTCTCGTCAAGGACATTGAG AGCCTGGATCTTGCCAGAATTGATCGGATCATACGATGTTCCCTTGGTTCTCAAG GTCTTCCAGTGCCAGCAATTGAACCTGTTCCAGAAGCTAATGTTTCAACAGTAGAAGATAGATCTTCAGAGGACAGAGAGAGATGGTGGAAGAGGGGATTAAAGGCTATCTTGGAAGGGAAGTTGGCAGTTGTGCTTCTATCCGGTGGCCAG GGTACTCGTCTTGGAAGTTCAGATCCAAAGGGATGTTTCA aTATTGGGTTACCATCTGGGAAATCACTTTTCCAACTTCAAGCTGAGCGGATTTTATGCATGCAACGACTTGCATCTCAATCAACTGAGG GCTCTTCTGGTATTGTGCCAATACATTGGTACATATTGACCAGTCCATTTACTGATGAAGCCACTCGCAAATTTTTTGAAAGTCACAAGTATTTTGGTTTGGAAGCAGATCAG ATCACATTTTTCCAACAAGGTACTATTCCTTGTGTTTCTAGAGATGGTAGATTCATTATGGAGAGTCCATATAAG GTTGCAAAAGCTCCTGATGGCAATGGAGGATTATATTCTG CTTTGAAATCTTCAAAATTACttgaagacatggccatgagaGGTGTAAAATATGTGGACTGTTATGGAGTTGATAATGCTCTG GTTCGGGTTGCAGACCCAACATTCTTGGGGTATTTCATTGACAAAGGTGTGGCTGCTGCTGCAAAAGTTGTACGCAAG GCTTATCCACAAGAGAAGGTTGGTGTCTTTGTCCAACATGGTAGAGGTGGGCCCCTAACTGTAATTGAGTATAGTGAGATGGATCCAACAATGGCCTGTGAGATCAATCAGATAACTGGACGTCTTCGGTATTGTTGGAGCAAT GTTTGCTTACATATGTTCACATTGGACTTCCTCAATCAAGTTGCAAATGGCCTTGAAAAGGACAGCAT TTACCACCTAGCTGAAAAGAAAATTCCTTCTATCCATGGATTCACCATGGGCTGGAAGCTTGAACAGTTTGTATTTGATGCATTTCCGTATTCTTCTTCAACAGCTCTTTATGAG GTAATACGAGAAGAGGAATTCGCCCCTGTCAAGAATGCAAACGGTTCGAGTTATGATACTCCTGATAGTGCTCGCCTAATGGTCCTTCGCCTGCATTCTCGCTGGGTGGTTGCTGCTGGTGGCTTCTTAACACATTCAGTCCCGCTATATTTGACTG GTGTGGAAATTTCGCCGCTTTGTTCATATTCCGGGGAAAACCTTGAAGCTATCTGCCGGGGAAGAACATTTCATGCACCCAGCGAAATTACCTTCTAG